ACATTACCGGAGCCGCGCACCAGTTCGATATCGTGGACGAGCTCGTTCACGCCAGCATCTCCTTCAGACGTTTGATCCGGTCGCGCACGAGATCGATCTCGTAACGCGGCGTCGAAATTCCCTTTGTCGACTTCTTCTGGAAGGCATGGACCACCCAGATGTCGTCGCCCAATTGCAGCGCATAGACGACCCGATAGGCATCGCCGCGTTCTCTGATCGCCAGTTCCCAGACCCCGCTGCCCAGTCCACTCAGTGGCTTGGCCAGGTCCGGGGTTCCGCCATCGGCGATAATCGTCAGCGCATCTAACGCCCGATCGATCGCGCGGGCCGGAAACGCCTCGAAATCCTTTCGCGCCGCCTTGATCCACGAAATCGTCCTGAGGGTCGGGCGCGCCATCTCCCAGTGTTGTCATATTTGCCAACTTTTCTCAAGCCGTGCAGAGCG
The sequence above is a segment of the Phenylobacterium parvum genome. Coding sequences within it:
- a CDS encoding type II toxin-antitoxin system RelE/ParE family toxin, translating into MARPTLRTISWIKAARKDFEAFPARAIDRALDALTIIADGGTPDLAKPLSGLGSGVWELAIRERGDAYRVVYALQLGDDIWVVHAFQKKSTKGISTPRYEIDLVRDRIKRLKEMLA